A single region of the Chryseobacterium culicis genome encodes:
- a CDS encoding SDR family oxidoreductase encodes MNPTIFITGTSSGLGKAAAKLFASKDWTVIAAMRYPEKETELTEFPNIHLLKLDISDPKQISGIASEAEKISPVDIVLNNAAYGLMGPFEGTTDEELSQQINTNFLGTILVTKSFLPYLRARKKGTIITVTSSTANIPYPFVSVYAATKSALEKWSEGMSYELKEWGISIKTVVPAYMQTHFGSNAQMVSHPDYQNVFNQYIQSMRADSTAKRDTPETIADIVYEAATDHKQQVHYIAGDLATVEYEWLRKEGIETVLETMSQRFLS; translated from the coding sequence ATGAACCCAACGATTTTCATTACAGGTACATCATCAGGATTAGGAAAGGCGGCTGCAAAGCTGTTTGCATCAAAAGACTGGACGGTAATTGCTGCTATGCGGTATCCGGAAAAAGAAACTGAGCTTACAGAGTTTCCCAATATTCATCTTCTGAAATTAGACATCAGCGATCCGAAACAGATTTCCGGAATTGCTTCAGAAGCAGAAAAGATAAGCCCTGTAGATATAGTACTGAATAATGCCGCCTATGGACTAATGGGACCTTTTGAAGGAACTACAGACGAAGAATTGAGCCAGCAGATCAATACTAATTTTTTAGGAACGATACTGGTTACAAAATCATTTCTTCCTTATTTAAGAGCCAGAAAAAAGGGAACAATAATTACGGTAACCTCATCCACAGCCAATATTCCATATCCTTTTGTTTCCGTATATGCTGCAACAAAATCAGCGCTTGAAAAATGGTCAGAAGGCATGAGTTATGAATTGAAAGAGTGGGGGATCAGTATCAAAACAGTGGTTCCTGCTTATATGCAAACTCATTTTGGAAGCAATGCCCAAATGGTTTCCCATCCGGATTATCAGAATGTTTTCAATCAATATATTCAATCCATGAGAGCGGATTCCACTGCGAAACGGGATACTCCTGAAACCATTGCTGATATCGTGTATGAAGCAGCAACAGACCACAAGCAGCAGGTTCATTATATCGCTGGTGATCTGGCAACCGTAGAATATGAATGGCTTAGAAAAGAGGGAATAGAAACTGTATTGGAAACAATGAGCCAGCGGTTTTTGAGCTGA
- a CDS encoding Crp/Fnr family transcriptional regulator: MKEFIEYILQFGHLNQQQIDLITSKAQEIELSKDEYFAEAGKVLRQVGFILDGILRICYYNNKGEEITKIFLEENHLLFNLKNVPSTEYIQAATHCHLLVFSNQDWKDISDTIIDWENIIQKITNKALAQKLERVSSLVAQDATTRYLEFMEKYPTLVNRIPLSYIASYLGITQQSLSRIRKNIR, encoded by the coding sequence ATGAAAGAGTTTATAGAATATATCCTGCAGTTTGGTCATTTAAACCAGCAACAAATAGATCTTATCACAAGCAAAGCCCAAGAAATCGAACTGAGCAAAGATGAGTATTTTGCAGAAGCAGGAAAAGTCCTGAGACAGGTAGGTTTTATTCTCGACGGAATTCTTCGTATCTGTTATTACAACAACAAAGGAGAAGAAATCACCAAGATTTTTCTGGAAGAGAATCATCTGCTTTTTAATCTGAAAAATGTACCTTCCACAGAATATATACAGGCTGCAACCCATTGCCATTTGCTTGTGTTTTCTAATCAGGACTGGAAAGATATTTCAGATACGATTATTGACTGGGAAAATATCATTCAGAAAATCACAAATAAAGCACTCGCCCAGAAATTAGAAAGAGTAAGCTCGTTAGTAGCTCAGGATGCTACCACCCGCTATCTGGAATTCATGGAAAAATATCCCACATTGGTTAACCGTATTCCTTTGTCCTATATTGCTTCTTATCTTGGGATTACCCAGCAGTCACTCAGCAGAATCAGAAAAAATATCCGGTAA
- a CDS encoding LysR family transcriptional regulator gives MNIHDLKIFEAVAETGSFTKAASVMFTVQSNVTARIKSLEDEFNTKLFSRTSRKVELTSEGMILMQYSKQIQHLVEEAKNNILSGDNIRGCLKIGCIETTMALKVPEILNTFDDKYPGIELEFKSDTRDSVLSDVLEYRLDAAFVSAPVNAKGLEKICIKEEQLVILASSKGPNLQTLIANEPLKIVVFDEGCIFRERLESWLSHKGILNYKSTVLNSIEGVINFVEAGLGVSILPEEVVTQYYAGRGIKTYGLNKQLGTMNTILVFRKDGPQSKALQCFIDMHSQLL, from the coding sequence ATGAACATACACGATTTAAAAATATTTGAAGCGGTAGCAGAAACGGGAAGTTTTACAAAAGCAGCCTCTGTCATGTTTACCGTCCAATCGAATGTTACAGCAAGAATAAAAAGTCTTGAAGATGAGTTTAATACCAAGCTTTTTTCACGTACCTCGAGAAAAGTAGAGCTTACTTCTGAAGGCATGATCCTGATGCAGTATTCTAAACAGATTCAGCATTTGGTGGAAGAAGCAAAAAACAATATTCTGAGCGGTGACAACATCCGAGGATGCCTGAAAATAGGCTGTATAGAAACAACAATGGCATTAAAAGTTCCGGAAATCCTCAATACTTTTGATGATAAATACCCTGGTATTGAGCTGGAGTTTAAGTCAGATACCAGAGATTCAGTACTGTCTGATGTTTTGGAGTACAGGCTGGATGCAGCCTTTGTTTCTGCCCCTGTGAATGCCAAAGGACTGGAGAAAATCTGCATTAAGGAAGAACAGCTTGTGATTCTGGCTTCCTCAAAAGGCCCGAATCTGCAGACACTCATCGCCAATGAACCACTGAAAATAGTGGTATTTGATGAAGGCTGTATTTTCAGGGAACGATTAGAATCCTGGTTGAGCCATAAGGGAATTCTTAATTATAAAAGTACGGTTCTGAATTCTATTGAAGGGGTCATTAACTTTGTGGAAGCAGGCCTGGGAGTCAGTATATTGCCGGAGGAAGTGGTTACTCAATACTATGCGGGAAGAGGGATTAAGACGTATGGGCTGAACAAGCAACTGGGAACGATGAATACGATTCTTGTTTTCAGAAAAGACGGGCCACAGTCCAAAGCTCTGCAGTGTTTTATTGATATGCATTCACAATTATTATAA